In Perca fluviatilis chromosome 11, GENO_Pfluv_1.0, whole genome shotgun sequence, the following proteins share a genomic window:
- the LOC120569019 gene encoding aquaporin-1-like — protein sequence MREFKSKDFWRAVLAELVGMTLFIFLSISTAIGNENNKNPDQEVKVSLAFGLAIATLAQSLGHISGAHLNPAVTLGMLASCQISVFKAVMYIVAQMLGSALASGIVYGARPSSNNALGLNSLTGVTPSQGVGIELLATFQLVLCVIAVTDKRRRDVTGSAPLAIGLSVCLGHLAAISYTGCGINPARSFGPALILNDFTDHWVYWVGPMCGGVAAALMYDFLLSPKFDDFPERMKVLVSGPVGDYDVNGGNDAATVEMTSK from the exons ATGAGAGAGTTCAAGAGCAAGGACTTCTGGAGGGCTGTTCTGGCCGAACTGGTTGGCATGACCCTTTTCATTTTCCTCAGCATCTCCACAGCAATTGGAAACGAGAACAATAAAAACCCAGACCAGGAGGTGAAGGTGTCGCTGGCCTTCGGACTGGCCATCGCCACGCTGGCCCAGAGTTTAGGCCACATCAGTGGAGCCCACCTGAATCCTGCAGTTACTCTCGGGATGCTTGCCAGCTGCCAGATCAGCGTGTTCAAGGCGGTCATGTACATTGTGGCCCAGATGCTGGGTTCAGCCCTGGCCAGTGGCATTGTATATGGAGCACGTCCAAGTAGCAATAATGCACTGGGGCTTAACTCT CTCACCGGTGTCACTCCCAGCCAAGGCGTAGGCATAGAGCTCCTGGCAACCTTCCAGCTGGTGCTGTGTGTCATTGCAGTCACTGATAAAAGGCGGCGTGATGTCACCGGCTCTGCACCGTTGGCCATTGGCCTCTCAGTCTGCCTGGGACACTTGGCAGCT ATCAGCTACACAGGCTGTGGCATCAATCCCGCTCGCTCCTTTGGTCCGGCTTTGATCCTAAACGATTTCACGGACCACTGG GTGTACTGGGTGGGGCCAATGTGCGGTGGTGTAGCAGCAGCTCTCATGTACGATTTTCTGCTGTCCCCCAAATTTGATGACTTTCCTGAGCGCATGAAGGTCCTGGTCAGCGGCCCAGTCGGTGACTATGACGTAAACGGAGGCAACGACGCTGCAACTGTGGAAATGACGTCGAAATAG